CCACTCGGTGGTGTTCGGCGGGTTCGCCGCCAACGAGCTCGCCTCGCGCATCGAGGACTGCCGGCCCAGCCTGATCGTGGCGGCATCGTGCGGGATCGAGCCCGCCCGGATCGTCGAGTACGGGCCGCTGCTCGACCGCGCGCTCGAGATCGCCGGCGGCGAGGCGCCCCGCTGCGTCATCCTCCAACGCCCGCAGCACGAGGCCGAGCTGGTCGAGGGCCGCGACATCTCCTGGGAGCAGGCGCTCGCCGGGGCGGAGCCGGCCGAGCCTGTCCCGGTGGCCGCGACCGATCCGCTGTACATCCTCTACACGTCTGGCACGACCGGCATCCCGAAGGGGATCGTCCGCGACACGGGCGGCTACGCCGTGGCGCTCGACTGGTCGATGTCGGCGGTCTACGGCGCCGCGCCCGGCGACGTCTACTGGGCGGGGTCGGACATCGGCTGGGTCGTCGGGCACTCCTACATCGTCTACGGCCCGCTCCTGCATGGCTGCACCACCGTCCTCTACGAAGGCAAGCCCGTCGGCACGCCCGACGCCGGCGCGTTCTGGCGCGTGTGCGCGGAGTACGGCGTGGACGTGCTGTTCACCGCCCCGACGGCGATCAGGGCGATCAAGCGCGACGACCCGCGCGGCGAGCACGTGCGCGACCACGACCTCGCGCGGCTGCGCACCCTGTTCCTGGCCGGCGAGCGCTGCGACCCCGACACGCTCGCGTGGGCCGAGCAGAGCCTGGGCCGGCCGGTGATCGACCACTGGTGGCAGACCGAGACCGGCTGGGCGATCGCGGCCAACTGCATCGGGCTCGAGCACCTGCCGGTGCGTCCGGGCTCCTCGGCGAAGGCGGTTCCCGGCTACGACCTGCGGGTGCTGGACGAGCAGGGCGACGAGGCGGCCGCGGGCGACATCGGATCGCTGTGCGTGAAGCTGCCGCTGCCGCCCGGCTGCAGCCCCACGCTCTGGGGCAGCGACCAGCGTTGGATCGACGCGTACCTGTCGCACTACGACGGCTACTACCTGACGGCCGACGCGGGCTACATCGACGACGACGGCTACGTCTTCGTCATGAGCCGCACCGACGACGTCATCAACACGGCCGGCCACCGCCTCTCCACGGGCGCGATCGAGGAGGTGCTGGCCGCGCACCCTGACGTCGCCGAGTGCGCCGTCGTCGGGATCGCGGACGAGCTGAAGGGCCAGGTGCCGATCGGCCTCGCCGTGCTCAAGGCGGGTGTCGAGCGCGATCACGAGGAGATCGCGGCGGAGCTCATCGCCCGCGTCCGCGACGAGATCGGCCCCGTCGCATCCTTCAAGCTCGTGCGCATCGTGCATGCCCTCCCGAAGACGCGCTCCGGCAAGATCCTGCGCGGCACGATCCGCAAGATGGCCGACGGAGAGGAGTGGCGCATGCCCGCCACCATCGAGGACGCCACGGTGCTCGACGATCTCGGCAAGGTGCTGGCCGGTCTGGGCCGGGCGCCTGCGACCTAGGAGGCCGGCGGCCCGGCCGCTCTCGCGGCGTGGCACTCGGCGTCGATGCAGAGCCGGGTGCGGTCGCGGTCGAAGCACATGAGCCCGACGTAGGTGCGACCGTCGTCGCCGAGCACGACCACCCGCCGCCCGGAGTCGTCGCCCAGGCCCGCGACGACGTCTGCGAGGCGGTCCGAGACCGCCGCGGTCGGCGGCTGCGCGTTCGCATGCGCGGCGATGGCCGCCCCGTCGTCGGCGCCCTCCAGGTCGTCGCGCCCGACCGCTCCGGCGTACGCCCCGTCGTGCACCAGCGGGATCAGCCGCACCGAGCCGGACTCGAAGATCGCCCGGCCTTCGGCCACGGTCGCGTCGGCCGGGAGCTCCTTGCCGCGCACGGTGACGACCTCGCCGGCGCTGCGGTCGAGGAGGTCGGCGACCGTGATGTTGACGGTGCTGCTCACGGGAATCGGCGCGAGCGCCGGGGGCGGCGCTAGCTGACCCGGAGTGTACTGGCGGGCGAGAAGCCGGACGACTTCTTGAGCGCCTTGTCGCGCAGTCGCGCGCGCAGCTGGTAGGTGCCCGTACGCGCCGGCGTGAACGTCACGAAGGTGGTCGTGACGTCGGTCTTGAGCCAGGCCCACTTGGTCGTGCCGGGCCGCAGCACCTCGATGTCGGCGACCCAGCCGCGCTTGTGCGCGCTCGCGACCTGGAACGACGTCGCGGTGTTCACGTGGGCCGTCTTCGGGACGTTGCACATCTTCACCTGGACGACGCCCTTCTGGGACGTGTTCACCGTCGAGTGGTACGGGAACGAGCCGGCCGACCAGAACGTGTGCGAGTAGGTGCCGGACGACTTGACCGCCGACTTCAGCAGCGGCAGCCCGCCGGTCGAGGTGACCGACGCGCTGGCGCCGTTCCACTGCCAGTGGACCGTGGTGCCCGGGGTGCTCGTCGTCCGCGTCGCGGGCGAGAAGCCCCCGGCCATGATGAGGACGGTCGGGACGATCTCGGGCACGCAGGGCGGCGGCAGGATCGCCGGCTGGGGCGATCGAGTCGACGCCGCGACCGCCGCCGGAACGGCGATGAGCCCGATCGCGATGGCGGCTGCGATGCGCAGGCCCGATGTGCGGGTAAGAAACATCCGTCTCACCGTAGGCGGCGATCCCGGGATTGTCCAGAGACACGGGCACGGCCCCCGCCCGGAGGCGAGGGCCGTGCCCGTGGGACGCGTTACTCGACGATGCGCGAGGAGCCGCCGGCCAGGTCCGACGCGATTCGCTGGAAGATGCCGGTCAACGAGGTCGGGTTCGGCACGTCGTAGAAGTAGGACGGGTCGGTCGCCATGTTCTCGATGGCCTGCTCGGCACCGGGATCGGGGTTCTCAAGGTACTTGCTGAAGTCCGCCGACGTCAGCGTGTTGCCGCCGATCGTCGCGCCGGGAGAGGCATAGCAGTCGTCACCGTTCGCCGTGTAGGCGATCGAGTAAACGAGCACCCCCGCCGCCTTTGCGACGCCGGCGCTGGTCGCCCCCTGGCCGCACGGGTGCGTCAGGTAGTTCGACGACCCCGGCAGGAAGTTCGGCCCGACGTTCGCTGCGCCGTCCGACAGGATGATGATGGCCTTCTGTGCGTCCGGCCGGCCGTCGGCCTGGAGCTCCTGGTAGGCCGCATCCATCGCCTCTGCGTAGGCGGTGTTCCCGCCGGGCTGGACGCAGTTCACCGTCGAGATCAGCGGTGACGAGCTGACGAGGTTGCCAGTGGTGGTGGCGTAGGCGTTCGACAGCGGGACGACCGTGTACGCCGCGCCGCCCAGGTTGTAGGTGCCGCCCCTGTTGCTGCTGGTGAAGTACGACGACACGTTCGTGCACGCCGCGCCCGCCGAGGGTGCCGGCGGAAGCACCGCCAGGCCGACGTTGTCGACGGTCGGATCCATGGTCGAGAGAAACGCCATGATCCCGGCCTTTGCCTGCGGCATCTTCGAGCTCGCGCTCATCGACCCGGTGCGGTCGAGCACGATCATCACGTCGAGCGGGAGCCCGCCGCACGGCGAGCACGCCTGGGCGTGGGCCTTGAGCGTGATCGTGTCGAAGCCGAGCAGCTTCAAGAGGTACGTCGGCACCCTGGCGGTCTCGTCGACCGTCACGGTGTTCGGCTGCCCGAGGGTGCAGTTGTAGCCCGCCTGGGCCTCGCAGTCGACGTTCACGTTCTCGGTGACGTTGCCGCCGGGGACGCCGGGGATCTGGTTCTTGCCTCCGGACTGGGAGCCGTAGCGCACGGCGGCGGCCGTGGCGTTGCCGACGTTCGCGGGATAGTTCAGCGTCAGCTCGCCGGCACCGCCGGCGGCGGCCGCATCGGCCGAGGCCTGCAGGGCGCGCTGGACGCGGTACGCGTTGCCGAGGTCGATCACGAGGCCCGCGAAGATGAGGAGCGTGAACATGAAGACCACGACGAGAGGGAGCGTCTGGCCGAGCTGCGAGCTCGACCGCGCACCGCTGGCGCGGGGGACCACGGGTAGGCTGCGCCGCGCAGCCGAACTGCGTAGAGAGGGGGCCATCTGCTCGCCTTCGCTCCGGGGGTGGATTGACCCCGCCCCGCGCCCGGGGGGAGGGCGGTGGGCGGGGTGGCTATAGAGCGATAGTCCGTGCCTCGGGGGGCCGCCTAAATCCCCCAAAGGAAGGATCTTCCAGGGCCGGCGGCGCCGGGGCCTGGCCCCGTTCAACCGGGCCCAGGCCCCGCCGTCAGGCGATCAGCCGGTCGGCATCGGGGCCGACGAGTCGGTCTGCCAGAGGCCGAACTCGTTGCCGTGCGGGTCGGTGCACGTCGCGAACCAGCCCATCTGCGGCACGGGCATGGCGTCGCTCGCGGTGCCGCCGAGCTCCTTCACGCGGGCGGCGCCCGCGTTGATGTCGTCGACGCTGAAGTACGGCCGCGTCCCCTTCTTGCCGGGCTCCATGTTCGTGATCGCGCCGCCCGTCTGGTCGCTGATGCGCGTCATGTGGTACTCCGACGGGCCGGGGAACGACTCGAACTGCCATCCGAACAGCGCCCCCCAGAACTCGCGGCTCGCGCCGGTGTCGTCCGCGGGGATCTCGATGTGCACGATTTCGCCGGGCATCCCTCTCCTCTCATCCTGAGTCGGGCGGGCAGGGGCCCGCCGTGATGGACACTATGACCCCGGCGGATGAGAATCTTCATCGCATCCGGTCGCGGAGCCGATGCCACAGGGACGGCGACCGCGGCTGCGTCGCGAGCCACTCGTCGCGGAGCGGCAACCTTCCCTGCTCGCGGGCGGCCAGCACGCACTCGGTATGGGCGTGCCGGCGGCGGTCGGCGTCGCCCTCGGGCGCGATCAGCATGTGGTCGGCCATGGCGTGCAGCTGATAGCCGCAAAGCGGGCAGCGGTACGTCGCCGCCTTCCGGCTCTGGGCCGGGCGCACCGTCCACCAGCGTGCCTTGTCCAGCTTGGCCATGCCCGCATGATGGCCCACCGGGCGAGCGAGATGATCGACCCCGCACCTCAGCGCGCCTGGACGTCACGCCGTGGCGGGGGTTCGGGGCCCGGTGGGACTGCTCGAACCGTGGCATCGCTGCTTCCTCGGTCGCGCCGGCCAGACCACACACGGCGTGGAATCGATCATCTACCGTCCGCGTGCATGCCGAGCTCCTCCGACACCGTCGCGCCGGACGCCGAGGCCGAGCGGCTCTACGCCCTCGACCCGGAGGAGTTCGTCTCGGCCCGCGACGCGGCCGTGAAGGCGCTGCGGGGCGACGGCAAGCGGGCCGAGGCCGCGGCGGTGGCCAAGCTGCGAAAGCCGAGCGTCGCCGCCTGGGTCGTGAACCGGCTCGCCCGCGACGAGGCCGATCTGCTCGAGGCGCTGCTGGAGGCGGGGGCGAAGCTGCGCGAAGTGCAGCTGGCCGGCGCGGCCGCGGCGGACCTGCGTGCCGCCATCACGGCCGAGGCGAAGGCGCTCGACGCGCTGATGCGCCCGGCGGGCCGGATCGCCGAGCGCTCCGGCTCCGGCCGCGAGGCCGCCCTCGCACGCGCGCGCGACACGCTGCATGCCGCCGCGCTCGATCCCGACCTGGCCGACGAGGTGCGGCGCGGTGTGGTCGTCCGCGAGCAGCAGGCGATCGGTTTCCCGCTGGGGGCGGCGCTGCCGGAGCGCCCGGCGAGGGCGGCCGCAACGCCGGCGAAGGGCAAGGCGGCCAAGCCTGCGCCGGAGCCGGAGCCGGTGCGCGATGAGGTGGCCGCCAAGCGGCTCGAGCGGGCCGCCGCGACGGCGGCGACGGCCGCGGAGAAGCTCGACCTGGCGGAGCAGGGGCTCGAGCGTGCTTCAAGCGAGCTGTCGGAGGCGAAGGCCGAGCTCGCGCGCGCCCGCCGCGTCCTGAAGGCCGCCGAGACTCGGGTGGAGGGCGCCGAGCGGGCGGCCGCGGCGGCAGAGGGCGCCCGCGACGCTGCCGCGAAGAAGGCCGACGAGGCCGCCGCGCGCCACCGCGAGCTGGGCGGGTCCTAGGTGGTCGTCCACCTCCTCGACGGCACGTACGAGCTCTTCCGCCAGTTCTACGGGCGCCGCCGCGGGCGCGGCGGAGGCGGGCGCTTCGGCGCCGCCGCGGGCGTCCTGCACTCGATCCTGCAGATGGTCGAGACGGGCACGACCCA
The sequence above is a segment of the Gaiellales bacterium genome. Coding sequences within it:
- a CDS encoding vWA domain-containing protein yields the protein MVPRASGARSSSQLGQTLPLVVVFMFTLLIFAGLVIDLGNAYRVQRALQASADAAAAGGAGELTLNYPANVGNATAAAVRYGSQSGGKNQIPGVPGGNVTENVNVDCEAQAGYNCTLGQPNTVTVDETARVPTYLLKLLGFDTITLKAHAQACSPCGGLPLDVMIVLDRTGSMSASSKMPQAKAGIMAFLSTMDPTVDNVGLAVLPPAPSAGAACTNVSSYFTSSNRGGTYNLGGAAYTVVPLSNAYATTTGNLVSSSPLISTVNCVQPGGNTAYAEAMDAAYQELQADGRPDAQKAIIILSDGAANVGPNFLPGSSNYLTHPCGQGATSAGVAKAAGVLVYSIAYTANGDDCYASPGATIGGNTLTSADFSKYLENPDPGAEQAIENMATDPSYFYDVPNPTSLTGIFQRIASDLAGGSSRIVE
- a CDS encoding VOC family protein, with amino-acid sequence MPGEIVHIEIPADDTGASREFWGALFGWQFESFPGPSEYHMTRISDQTGGAITNMEPGKKGTRPYFSVDDINAGAARVKELGGTASDAMPVPQMGWFATCTDPHGNEFGLWQTDSSAPMPTG
- a CDS encoding propionyl-CoA synthetase, coding for MGGYAETYRRWQRDPEAFWLGLATAVEWEREPGIGLDASGAPLYRWFPDGRLNVCFNMLDRHVRDGRGEQAALIYDSPVTGQRRTYTYRELTDETARVAGAFARLGVGRGDRVVIYMPMVPEAVMAMLACARLGAVHSVVFGGFAANELASRIEDCRPSLIVAASCGIEPARIVEYGPLLDRALEIAGGEAPRCVILQRPQHEAELVEGRDISWEQALAGAEPAEPVPVAATDPLYILYTSGTTGIPKGIVRDTGGYAVALDWSMSAVYGAAPGDVYWAGSDIGWVVGHSYIVYGPLLHGCTTVLYEGKPVGTPDAGAFWRVCAEYGVDVLFTAPTAIRAIKRDDPRGEHVRDHDLARLRTLFLAGERCDPDTLAWAEQSLGRPVIDHWWQTETGWAIAANCIGLEHLPVRPGSSAKAVPGYDLRVLDEQGDEAAAGDIGSLCVKLPLPPGCSPTLWGSDQRWIDAYLSHYDGYYLTADAGYIDDDGYVFVMSRTDDVINTAGHRLSTGAIEEVLAAHPDVAECAVVGIADELKGQVPIGLAVLKAGVERDHEEIAAELIARVRDEIGPVASFKLVRIVHALPKTRSGKILRGTIRKMADGEEWRMPATIEDATVLDDLGKVLAGLGRAPAT